In a single window of the Gossypium hirsutum isolate 1008001.06 chromosome D02, Gossypium_hirsutum_v2.1, whole genome shotgun sequence genome:
- the LOC121214820 gene encoding serine/arginine-rich splicing factor SC35: MSHFGRSGPPDITDTYSLLVLNITFRTTADDLFPLFDKYGKVVDIFIPKDRRTGDSRGFAFVRYKYADEAQKAVDRLDGRVVDGREITVQFAKYGPNAERIQKGRIIESFPKSRSRSPRRRHRDDHYKDKDYRRRSRSRSYDRYERDRYRGKDRDSRRRSRSRSDSPVHSKGRGRGRYDDDRRSRSRSMSASPARRSPSPQKSPSPRKASPPRGESPSRRSRDGRSPSPRSVSPQGRPADSRSPSS, encoded by the exons ATGTCTCACTTCGGAAGGTCAGGCCCGCCCGACATCACCGACACCTACTCCCTTCTCGTCCTCAACATTACCTTCC GCACGACTGCTGATGATTTGTTTCCGCTCTTCGACAAGTACGGGAAGGTCGTCGACATCTTCATTCCCAAAGATCGAag GACTGGTGATTCTCGAGGCTTTGCATTTGTGCGCTACAAGTATGCCGATGAGGCTCAGAAAGCTGTAGATAGGCTCGATG GGAGAGTTGTTGATGGTCGGGAGATAACTGTTCAGTTTGCAAAATATGGGCCTAATGCAGAGAGAAT TCAGAAAGGAAGGATTATTGAATCATTTCCAAAGTCAAGAAGCCGCAGTCCTCGCAGAAG GCACCGGGATGACCATTATAAAGATAAGGATTATAGAAGAAGAAGTCGAAGTAGAAGTTATGACAGATATGAACGTGATCGATATCGTGGGAAAGACAGAGATTCTCGGCGTCGAAGCAGGAGCCGTAGTGATAGTCCTGTCCATTCTAAAGGCCGAGGAAGAGGTCGTTACGATGATGATAGGCGAAGTAGAAGTCGATCAATGAG TGCTTCTCCTGCTCGGCGTAGCCCTAGTCCTCAGAAGAGTCCTTCCCCACGTAAGGCATCTCCCCCTAGGGGTGAAAGTCCTAGTAGACGGAGCCGTGATGGACGGTCTCCAAGTCCTCGGAGTGTTTCACCGCAAGGCCGCCCTGCTGATTCACGGAGCCCATCTTCTTGA
- the LOC121214582 gene encoding protein MAINTENANCE OF MERISTEMS-like, giving the protein MARVIGNDEHISDAANNWDSFQVLRGRVSVLRIAPDARLMPYLELAGFGSVALIRSSDLHFDILSALVERWRPETHTFHLPCGECTVTLEDVALQLGLPIDGSPVTGVSSFTDPAALCYQLLEDSPEDGESYFSGLKFTWLKAKIGQLSANASECELMCAARAYIMHMIGAVLMPDANGDNVHLMYLPLLANLSTARSYSWGSAVLAMLYRELCRATKMKVHDIGGCLILLQS; this is encoded by the exons atggctCGAGTGATTGGAAACGATGAACACATATCTGATGCGGCTAATAACTgg GACTCGTTTCAAGTATTAAGGGGCCGTGTGAGTGTTTTAAGGATAGCTCCGGATGCACGATTGATGCCATATTTGGAGCTAGCCGGATTTGGGTCAGTAGCATTGATTCGGTCCTCTGACTTGCACTTTGATATATTATCTGCGCTAGTGGAGCGGTGGCgcccggagacccacacttttcatctTCCGTGCGGGGAGTGCACGGTGACATTGGAGGATGTTGCATTGCAGCTTGGGCTTCCAATTGACGGGAGTCCCGTAACAGGAGTATCTTCATTCACGGATCCGGCTGCGCTTTGTTATCAGCTCCTTGAAGACTCACCAGAGGACGGTGAGTCGTATTTTTCCGGCTTAAAATTTACATGGCTGAAAGCCAAAATTGGACAATTATCAGCGAATGCCAGTGAATGTGAGTTGATGTGCGCTGCTCGAGCGTACATCATGCATATGATAGGGGCAGTACTCATGCCTGATGCAAACGGCGACAATGTGCATTTGATGTACTTGCCCCTGTTAGCTAATTTGTCCACTGCTAGATCGTACAGCTGGGGTTCCGCCGTTCTGGCAATGTTGTACCGGGAGCTTTGTCGGGCGACAAAGATGAAAGTCCACGACATCGGCGGATGCCTCATACTGCTGCAGTCCTAG
- the LOC121214821 gene encoding transcription factor SCREAM2 isoform X1, with translation MMIYNWVFCETEGTVVEVRLREGRAVNIHMFCARRAGLLLSTMRALDNLGLDIQQAVISCFNGFALDVFRAEQCREGQDVLPEQIKAVLLDSAGFCGIM, from the exons atgatGATTTACAACTGGGTTTTTTGTGAAACTGAAGGAACGGTG GTGGAGGTAAGATTAAGGGAAGGAAGGGCTGTCAACATTCACATGTTTTGTGCTCGCAGGGCAGGTCTCTTGCTCTCCACCATGAGAGCTCTAGACAACCTTGGATTGGACATACAACAAGCTGTAATCAGCTGTTTTAATGGGTTTGCACTGGATGTTTTCCGAGCTGAG CAATGCAGGGAAGGCCAGGATGTATTGCCTGAGCAAATCAAAGCAGTACTTTTGGATTCAGCAGGGTTCTGTGGGATAATGTGA
- the LOC121214821 gene encoding transcription factor SCREAM2 isoform X2 gives MMIYNWVFCETEGTVVEVRLREGRAVNIHMFCARRAGLLLSTMRALDNLGLDIQQAVISCFNGFALDVFRAEVFTASDKQNLS, from the exons atgatGATTTACAACTGGGTTTTTTGTGAAACTGAAGGAACGGTG GTGGAGGTAAGATTAAGGGAAGGAAGGGCTGTCAACATTCACATGTTTTGTGCTCGCAGGGCAGGTCTCTTGCTCTCCACCATGAGAGCTCTAGACAACCTTGGATTGGACATACAACAAGCTGTAATCAGCTGTTTTAATGGGTTTGCACTGGATGTTTTCCGAGCTGAG GTATTTACTGCAAGTGATAAACAGAATTTATCGTGA
- the LOC107908965 gene encoding LOW QUALITY PROTEIN: copper-transporting ATPase PAA1, chloroplastic (The sequence of the model RefSeq protein was modified relative to this genomic sequence to represent the inferred CDS: inserted 1 base in 1 codon) has protein sequence MESALSVTVPTLALFSIPRALNRHFFYNNSSLIARCIRSRLFPQGRGVTLLASRSYSSPLRSLCSASVPQRLHRRLECVASSAAYFGAAGGGGVYGGGDGSGSGGGGGDGGEGTGDGDLKAKLGAGAVDEPSALSPDIIILDVGGMTCGGCAASVKRILENQPQVSSASVNLTTETAIVWPVSEAKVVPNWQKELGEALARQLTSCGFNSNLRDSGRDNFFKVFERKMDEKRSRLKESGRELAVSWALCAVCLIGHVAHFLGAKASWMHAFHSTGFHLSLSLFTLLGPGRQLIFEGVKNLXKGAPNMNTLVGLGALSSFAVSSLAVLIPKLGWRAFFEEPVMLIAFVLLGRNLEQRAKIKATRDMTGLLSSLPSQARLMVDDSIVEVPCSSLSVGDQIVVLPGDRVPADGIVRAGRSTIDESSFTGEPMPVTKEPGSQVAAGSINLNGTLTIEVRRPGGETAMGDIVRLVEEAQSREAPVQRLADKVAGHFTYGVMALSAATFMFWNLFGARIIPASIYQGSAVSLALQLSCSVLVVACPCALGLATPTAMLVGTSLGATRGLLLRGGNILEKFSMVNVIIFDKTGTLTIGRPVVTKVVTPSRMDHSDSRQHFDGSWSEDDVLKLAAAVESNTIHPVGKAIVEAAQAVKSPNIKVVDGTFVEEPGSGAVAVIDDKTVSVGTLEWVQRHGVGDSLLLETDEELRNKSVVYVGVNNKLAGLIYFEDQIREDARHVVDSLHRQGISVYMLSGDKRSTAEYVASIVGIPKDKVLSQVKPDEKRKFVSELQENQNVVAMVGDGINDAAALASAHIGVAMGGGVGAASDVSSIVLMGNRLSQLLDALALSQLTMKTVKQNLWWAFAYNIVGIPIAAGTLLPLTGTMLTPSIAGALMGLSSIGVVTNSLLLRFRFSLQQQQAYRSSLQPPPHAAMDINNDLAKDHSRAKLKKPDSIT, from the exons ATGGAGTCAGCACTTTCAGTTACAGTGCCCACATTGGCTCTCTTCTCCATCCCCAGAGCCTTAAACCGTCATTTCTTCTACAACAATTCCTCTCTCATCGCTCGATGCATCCGTTCTCGTCTCTTTCCTCAGGGCCGAGGAGTTACTCTTCTTGCTTCCCGCTCTTATTCGTCTCCACTTAGGAGCTTGTGCTCTGCTTCAGTTCCCCAACGTTTACACCGCCGTTTGGAGTGCGTCGCAAGTTCCGCAGCTTATTTTGGGGCTGCTGGCGGCGGCGGCGTTTATGGTGGCGGCGATGGAAGTGGTAGCGGTGGCGGAGGTGGAGATGGTGGGGAAGGAACGGGCGACGGGGACTTGAAGGCGAAATTGGGAGCGGGAGCCGTTGACGAGCCATCTGCTTTATCTCCCGATATTATTATTCTTGATGTTGGG GGAATGACTTGCGGCGGCTGTGCTGCGAGTGTGAAGAGGATACTAGAAAATCAA CCCCAAGTGTCCTCTGCTAGTGTCAATCTCACAACAGAAACAGCAATAGTGTGGCCGGTTTCCGAAGCCAAGGTTGTGCCAAATTGGCAAAAGGAGTTAGGGGAGGCGTTAGCTAGACAGTTGACTAGCTGTGGCTTTAATTCTAACCTTCGAG ATTCAGGTCGAGATAATTTCTTCAAAGTTTTTGAACGGAAGATGGATGAAAAGCGTAGCCGCTTAAAAGAAAGTG GTCGCGAGCTTGCTGTCTCCTGGGCTTTATGTGCTGTGTGCCTCATTGGCCATGTCGCCCATTTTTTAGGAGCTAAGGCTTCATGGATGCATGCATTTCACTCAACAGGGTTCCATTTGTCATTGTCTTTGTTTACATTGCTTGGTCCTGGGCGTCAACTTATCTTTGAGGGTGTGAAAAATC TTAAGGGAGCTCCAAACATGAACACTTTGGTTGGTCTTGGGGCTTTATCCTCTTTTGCTGTTAGTTCTCTAGCTGTGTTAATACCAAAATTG GGTTGGAGGGCATTCTTTGAGGAACCAGTCATGTTAATAGCCTTTGTCTTGTTAGGAAGGAATCTTGAACAGAGAGCAAAAATCAAAGCAACCCGTGATATGACTGGACTTCTTAGTAGTTTGCCCTCACAAGCTCGTCTTATGGTTGATGATTCAATTGTTGAAGTTCCTTGTAGCAGTCTCTCTGTTGGAGACCAAATTGTTGTACTGCCAGGA GACCGTGTTCCTGCAGATGGAATAGTCAGAGCCGGTAGAAGCACCATTGACGAGTCAAGTTTTACTGGGGAGCCAATGCCAGTAACCAAAGAACCAGGG AGTCAAGTTGCAGCTGGAAGCATCAACCTTAATGGAACTCTTACAATTGAAGTACGGAGACCTGGTGGTGAGACTGCAATGGGAGACATTGTTCGTTTGGTGGAAGAAGCACAGAGCAGGGAAGCTCCAGTGCAGAGGTTGGCCGACAAG GTGGCTGGACACTTCACTTATGGAGTTATGGCTCTCTCTGCTGCTACTTTTATGTTCTGGAATCTGTTTGGTGCACGAATTATTCCAGCTTCTATTTATCAAGGAAGTGCAGTTTCACTTGCCCTGCAGCTTTCCTGTAGTGTTCTG GTTGTTGCATGTCCATGTGCCCTGGGTTTAGCCACCCCTACAGCTATGCTG GTCGGAACTTCATTAGGGGCAACAAGAGGATTGCTTTTGCGTGGTGGAAATATTTTAGAGAAATTTTCTATGGTGAATGTAATTATATTTGACAAAACGGGAACCCTTACTATTGGCAGACCTGTTGTGACAAAGGTTGTAACTCCAAGTCGCATGGATCATAGTGATTCCAG ACAACATTTCGATGGTAGTTGGTCTGAAGATGATGTTCTTAAGTTAGCTGCCGCTGTAGAATCAAATACCATTCACCCAGTTGGTAAAGCAATCGTGGAAGCTGCACAGGCTGTGAAAAGTCCAAACATAAAG GTGGTGGATGGAACATTTGTTGAGGAACCTGGATCCGGCGCTGTAGCTGTCATTGATGATAAAACAGTGTCAGTTGGGACATTAGAGTGGGTTCAGAG GCATGGTGTTGGCGATAGTTTGCTTTTGGAAACAGATGAGGAGCTTAGGAATAAATCTGTGGTTTATGTTGGAGTGAATAATAAGCTCGCTGGTCTTATTTATTTTGAGGATCAGATCAGAGAAGATGCCAGGCACGTTGTTGATTCTTTGCATAGGCAAGGAATCAGTGTGTACATGCTTTCTGGGGACAAAAGGAGCACTGCTGAGTATGTTGCATCAATTGTTGGAATCCCAAAGGATAAG GTGCTCTCTCAAGTTAAACCAGATGAAAAGAGGAAGTTTGTAAGTGAACTTCAGGAGAATCAAAATGTGGTAGCTATGGTTGGCGATGGAATCAATGATGCTGCTGCCTTGGCTTCAGCACATATTGGAGTTGCCATGGGTGGTGGTGTTGGTGCTGCAAGTGATGTATCTTCTATTGTATTGATGGGCAATCGACTGTCACAG TTGCTTGATGCCTTGGCGCTAAGCCAGCTAACAATGAAAACTGTGAAGCAAAATCTTTGGTGGGCTTTTGCATACAACATT GTTGGAATTCCAATTGCCGCTGGAACATTACTGCCCCTTACGGGGACAATGCTAACGCCATCAATTGCCGGAGCCCTTATGGGTCTGAGTTCAATTGGGGTGGTAACAAATTCACTGCTCTTAAGATTCAGATTTTCCTTACAACAGCAGCAAGCTTACAGATCATCACTGCAACCGCCACCCCATGCTGCCATGGATATCAACAATGATCTTGCGAAGGATCATTCAAGAGCAAAATTGAAGAAGCCTGATTCTATAACATAG
- the LOC107908964 gene encoding ubiquinol oxidase, mitochondrial isoform X1: protein MKLTNINYFPFFAPYYITSTLLFDFHKFIIIIKRNEKREKKMNRFIVRSVMQNHLSNGRSISNGHVCSSAIVGRSLELSGQHNVVMLVRFEWRRMMSSTPASVEKVSSGREEKMENSVTEETKGKDSSALSYWGISRPKITRADGTDWPWNCFMPWETYSAELSIDLKKRHVPKNFVDKFAFRIVKLLRLPTDIFFQRRYGSRAMMLETVAAVPGMVGGMLLHLKSLRKFQQSGGWIKALLEEAENERMHLMTMVELVKPKWYERLLVLTVQGVFFNAFFVLYMLSPKLAHRIVGYLEEEAIHSYTEYLKDIESGAIENVAAPAIAIDYWRLPKDARLKEVITVIRADEAHHRDVNHFASDIHFAGKELKDAPAPLGYH, encoded by the exons ATGAAGCTCACTAACATCAACTATTTCCCCTTCTTCGCTCCATATTATATAACCTCCACGCTTTTATTCGATTTCCACAAATTCATCATCATAATAAAACGAAacgaaaaaagagagaagaaaatgaaTCGTTTTATAGTAAGGTCGGTGATGCAAAACCACCTGAGCAATGGCCGAAGCATCAGCAACGGTCACGTTTGCAGCTCCGCCATAGTTGGGAGAAGCTTGGAGTTGAGCGGACAACATAACGTTGTGATGCTTGTAAGATTTGAATGGAGAAGGATGATGAGCTCTACTCCTGCTTCTGTGGAAAAGGTGTCGTCTGGAAGGGAAGAGAAAATGGAGAACTCGGTGACGGAAGAGACGAAGGGAAAGGATTCGTCGGCGTTAAGTTATTGGGGGATTTCTAGACCTAAGATCACCAGAGCGGACGGCACCGACTGGCCCTGGAATTGTTTCATG CCATGGGAAACTTACAGCGCAGAGCTGTCAATTGACTTGAAAAAGCGTCATGTCCCAAAGAACTTCGTTGATAAATTCGCTTTCAGGATTGTCAAACTCCTTCGCCTTCCTACAGATATCTTCTTCCAG AGACGATACGGCTCTCGAGCTATGATGCTGGAAACAGTAGCGGCCGTCCCTGGCATGGTTGGAGGGATGCTTCTGCATTTGAAATCTCTCCGTAAGTTCCAACAAAGTGGTGGTTGGATCAAAGCGTTGCTTGAAGAAGCAGAGAACGAGAGGATGCATTTAATGACAATGGTGGAGCTTGTGAAACCCAAGTGGTATGAAAGGCTCCTTGTTCTAACTGTGCAGGGAGTCTTCTTCAATGCTTTCTTTGTTCTGTATATGCTTTCGCCCAAATTGGCACATAGAATTGTTGGGTATTTGGAGGAGGAAGCCATTCACTCGTATACAGAGTACTTGAAGGACATTGAAAGTGGTGCAATAGAAAATGTTGCAGCCCCTGCCATTGCAATAGATTATTGGAGATTGCCTAAAGATGCTAGGTTGAAGGAGGTTATAACTGTAATTCGTGCTGATGAAGCTCACCATAGGGACGTAAACCATTTCGCTTCT GATATTCATTTTGCGGGAAAGGAATTGAAAGACGCGCCTGCTCCTCTTGGTTATCATTAA
- the LOC107908964 gene encoding ubiquinol oxidase 2, mitochondrial isoform X2 — MNRFIVRSVMQNHLSNGRSISNGHVCSSAIVGRSLELSGQHNVVMLVRFEWRRMMSSTPASVEKVSSGREEKMENSVTEETKGKDSSALSYWGISRPKITRADGTDWPWNCFMRRYGSRAMMLETVAAVPGMVGGMLLHLKSLRKFQQSGGWIKALLEEAENERMHLMTMVELVKPKWYERLLVLTVQGVFFNAFFVLYMLSPKLAHRIVGYLEEEAIHSYTEYLKDIESGAIENVAAPAIAIDYWRLPKDARLKEVITVIRADEAHHRDVNHFASDIHFAGKELKDAPAPLGYH; from the exons atgaaTCGTTTTATAGTAAGGTCGGTGATGCAAAACCACCTGAGCAATGGCCGAAGCATCAGCAACGGTCACGTTTGCAGCTCCGCCATAGTTGGGAGAAGCTTGGAGTTGAGCGGACAACATAACGTTGTGATGCTTGTAAGATTTGAATGGAGAAGGATGATGAGCTCTACTCCTGCTTCTGTGGAAAAGGTGTCGTCTGGAAGGGAAGAGAAAATGGAGAACTCGGTGACGGAAGAGACGAAGGGAAAGGATTCGTCGGCGTTAAGTTATTGGGGGATTTCTAGACCTAAGATCACCAGAGCGGACGGCACCGACTGGCCCTGGAATTGTTTCATG AGACGATACGGCTCTCGAGCTATGATGCTGGAAACAGTAGCGGCCGTCCCTGGCATGGTTGGAGGGATGCTTCTGCATTTGAAATCTCTCCGTAAGTTCCAACAAAGTGGTGGTTGGATCAAAGCGTTGCTTGAAGAAGCAGAGAACGAGAGGATGCATTTAATGACAATGGTGGAGCTTGTGAAACCCAAGTGGTATGAAAGGCTCCTTGTTCTAACTGTGCAGGGAGTCTTCTTCAATGCTTTCTTTGTTCTGTATATGCTTTCGCCCAAATTGGCACATAGAATTGTTGGGTATTTGGAGGAGGAAGCCATTCACTCGTATACAGAGTACTTGAAGGACATTGAAAGTGGTGCAATAGAAAATGTTGCAGCCCCTGCCATTGCAATAGATTATTGGAGATTGCCTAAAGATGCTAGGTTGAAGGAGGTTATAACTGTAATTCGTGCTGATGAAGCTCACCATAGGGACGTAAACCATTTCGCTTCT GATATTCATTTTGCGGGAAAGGAATTGAAAGACGCGCCTGCTCCTCTTGGTTATCATTAA
- the LOC107908962 gene encoding ubiquinol oxidase, mitochondrial, whose product MNRFVVRSVMRGLINGRSYCSCSSIGNGQVYRSAIVGRSLELSGQRNGVAFGGFEWRRMMSSSPASVEKATSEKEDKTENSVMEETKGKEVMAASYWGISRPKITREDGTDWPWNCFMPWETYKADLSIDLNKHHKPKNFTDKFAYRTVKLLRIPTDIFFQRRYGCRAMMLETVAAVPGMVGGMLLHLKSLRKFQQSGGWIKALLEEAENERMHLMTMVELVKPKWYERLLVLTVQGVFFNAFVVLYMLSPKLAHRIVGYLEEEAIHSYTEYLKDIDSGAIENVPAPAIAIDYWRLPKAATLKDVITVIRADEAHHRDVNHFASDIHFQGKELREAPAPLGYH is encoded by the exons atgaatcgTTTTGTAGTAAGGTCGGTGATGCGGGGCCTGATCAATGGCCGAAGCTATTGCAGTTGCAGCAGCATCGGCAACGGGCAAGTCTACAGGTCCGCTATAGTTGGAAGAAGCTTGGAGTTGAGCGGACAACGTAACGGTGTGGCGTTTGGAGGATTTGAATGGAGGAGGATGATGAGCTCTTCTCCTGCTTCTGTGGAAAAAGCGACATCTGAGAAGGAAGACAAAACGGAGAACTCGGTGATGGAAGAGACGAAGGGAAAGGAAGTTATGGCGGCAAGTTATTGGGGAATTTCAAGGCCTAAGATCACCAGAGAGGATGGCACCGACTGGCCTTGGAATTGTTTCATG CCATGGGAAACTTACAAAGCAGACCTGTCAATTGATTTGAACAAGCACCATAAGCCAAAGAATTTCACGGATAAATTCGCTTACCGGACGGTCAAACTCCTTCGCATTCCTACAGATATCTTCTTCCAG AGACGATATGGCTGTAGAGCTATGATGCTGGAAACAGTGGCGGCCGTCCCTGGTATGGTTGGGGGCATGCTTCTGCACCTGAAATCTCTCCGTAAATTCCAGCAAAGTGGTGGTTGGATCAAAGCCTTGCTTGAAGAAGCAGAGAACGAGAGGATGCATTTAATGACAATGGTGGAGCTTGTTAAACCCAAGTGGTATGAAAGGCTCCTTGTTCTAACCGTGCAGGGAGTCTTCTTTAATGCCTTCGTTGTTCTGTATATGCTTTCACCCAAATTGGCGCATAGAATTGTTGGGTATCTGGAGGAGGAAGCCATTCACTCATATACAGAGTATTTGAAGGACATTGATAGTGGTGCGATTGAGAATGTACCAGCCCCAGCCATTGCAATAGATTACTGGAGGTTACCTAAAGCTGCCACGTTGAAGGATGTCATAACTGTGATTCGTGCTGATGAAGCACATCATAGGGATGTAAACCATTTTGCTTCT GATATTCATTTTCAGGGAAAGGAATTGAGAGAGGCGCCTGCTCCTCTTGGTTATCATTGA